The Temnothorax longispinosus isolate EJ_2023e chromosome 7, Tlon_JGU_v1, whole genome shotgun sequence genome contains a region encoding:
- the LOC139816305 gene encoding protein POLR1D isoform X2: protein MDDETLNRLAAEALLEEAKLGARRAEIMGPSGWVKPKETVNKRFLHSTLRNAVISNKHRSVKQEKVKVPSRKADTVKKS from the exons ATGGATGATGAAACATTGAATAG GCTGGCAGCCGAAGCTTTACTGGAAGAAGCCAAGCTTGGTGCACGAAGGGCTGAAATAATGGGTCCCAGTGGATGGGTGAAACCTAAAGAAACCGTCAACAAAAGATTCCTCCATTCAACATTACGAAATGCAGTAATATCGAACAAGCATCGATCAGTGAAGcaagaaaaagtgaaagttcCATCACGTAAAGCGGACACTGTTAAAAAATCGTAA
- the LOC139816305 gene encoding protein POLR1D isoform X1, with product MRIRDNNRSRQVNMDDETLNRLAAEALLEEAKLGARRAEIMGPSGWVKPKETVNKRFLHSTLRNAVISNKHRSVKQEKVKVPSRKADTVKKS from the exons ATG AGAATTCGAGACAATAACAGGTCGCGACAGGTGAACATGGATGATGAAACATTGAATAG GCTGGCAGCCGAAGCTTTACTGGAAGAAGCCAAGCTTGGTGCACGAAGGGCTGAAATAATGGGTCCCAGTGGATGGGTGAAACCTAAAGAAACCGTCAACAAAAGATTCCTCCATTCAACATTACGAAATGCAGTAATATCGAACAAGCATCGATCAGTGAAGcaagaaaaagtgaaagttcCATCACGTAAAGCGGACACTGTTAAAAAATCGTAA
- the LOC139816303 gene encoding motile sperm domain-containing protein 2 → METHAKMIADLREKFFKKLDDEGPPDSRGFHPADIARIKNSDDWLKRFLEHHEFNEQEAFNMLWETCTWRRKFGTNDITEDNVRRDYLEDGSIFGFSKDKDGKKLFIIKSKLHVKGVKDFSELQRCIVYWFERLEREGNGNQISIFFDMAETGLSNTDMELTKYLIGLFKSYYPHFLNYIIIFEMPWVLNAAFKIIKSWLPAKAVPKIKFVNKSTLKDYVNPNDALKCWGGNNDYTFKFVSEEQTNGDGVLNGKLDNNKKVHFVDNSPLTEQSPTSIGDQINEEQLLSIEPTEVITFNKDGNDITGTITLKNITPDKSLSYKIKTTSPEKFRVRPSSGVLQPSEQRNVMVVLQPGYNVRGLLYNDRFLVMCLPLKNTNATTQELSVLWKSEKATEMHRLRCCDGAVENSETQKSHSALASAAIGNDRIDAFSSKINHLEKHNNNIYSEIVTVKYMLLISIILTILMGIFVGYVLQVDIKNLVDQQKSCRIPHETDNTF, encoded by the exons ATGGAAACGCACGCGAAAATGATCGCGGATCTTCGCGAGAAGTTCTTCAAAAAGCTGGACGACGAGGGACCACCCGATTCCA GAGGTTTCCACCCAGCCGATATAGCCAGGATAAAGAACAGCGACGATTGGCTGAAACGATTTTTGGAACATCATGAGTTCAATGAGCAGGAAGCGTTTAACATGCTTTGGGAAACTTGTACTTGGAGAAGAAAGTTCGGAACAAATG ATATCACAGAGGATAATGTGAGGAGAGATTATTTAGAAGATGGTTCAATCTTTGGCTTTAGTAAAGACAAAGATggcaaaaaactttttataattaagtcAAAGTTGCACGTTAAAGGAGTGAAAGATTTTTCGGAGCTCCAGAGATGTATAGTTTATTGGTTTGAGAGATTAGAAAG AGAAGGAAATGGAAATCAGatatcaattttctttgaTATGGCAGAAACTGGACTTTCCAATACGGATATGGAGCTTACTAAGTACCTCATTGGTTTATTCAAATCTTATTACCcacattttctaaattacatCATAATTTTCGAGATGCCCTGGGTTTTAAATGcagcttttaaaataataaaatcgtgGTTACCTGCTAAAGCTGTtccgaaaattaaatttgttaacaaATCCACATTGAAGGATTACGTCAATCCAAACGACGCGTTGAAATGTTGGGGAGGTAACAACGATTATACCTTCAAATTCGTCTCGGAGGAGCAAACAAATGGGGATGGCGTATTGAATGGTAAActggataataataaaaag GTGCACTTTGTAGACAATTCGCCACTCACGGAGCAAAGTCCAACTAGTATCGGAGACCAGATTAATGAAGaacaat TGTTATCCATAGAACCCACAGAAGTAATTACGTTTAATAAAGATGGAAATGATATCACTGGAACAATTACACTTAAGAATATTACACCCGACAAGTCTTTATCTTATAAG ATAAAGACAACATCGCCTGAGAAATTTAGAGTACGACCTAGCTCAGGAGTTCTGCAGCCGTCTGAACAAAGAAATGTTATGGTTGTGCTGCAACCTGGCTACAATGTACGCGGTCTATTATACAACGATCGATTTCTAGTCATGTGCCTcccattaaaaaatacaaatgccACAACGCAAGAACTGAGTGTACTCTGGAAg TCTGAAAAAGCAACTGAGATGCACAGACTGCGATGTTGCGACGGTGCCGTTGAAAATAGCGAGACGCAAAAATCTCATTCCGCGCTAGCTTCTGCGGCGATAGGAAACGATCGTATTGATGCATTTTCCTCTAAG ATAAATCATTTAGAAAAACATAACAACAACATATACAGTGAAATCGttactgtaaaatatatgctTTTAATTTCCATAATACTGACAATCTTAATGGGAATATTCGTGGGCTATGTTTTACaagtagatataaaaaatctggTGGACCAGCAAAAATCCTGCCGGATTCCTCACGAAACTGATAATACGTTTTAA
- the LOC139816298 gene encoding kinesin-like protein KIF11 isoform X2, giving the protein MISDKEIIVYKRSQDKPSKMFTFDGVFGPSSTQVDVYETVVSPLLKEVIAGYNCTVFAYGQTGTGKTYTMEGDRADNPNFHWQSDTSAGMIPRCLSHLFDELQLLENQQYTVRVNFLEIYNEELIDLLMDGNDMPPKIKLYEDVTKKGSVIIHGLEEVTVYSKAEIYRILEKGSERRQTAATMLNSNSSRSHTVFSITIHTKENTSGGEELLKTAKLNLVDLAGSEHVGRSGAVEKRAREAKSINQSLLTLGRVITALVEKAPHVPYRESKLTRLLQESLGGRTKTSIIATVSSASGNLEETLSTLDYAYRAKNITNRPEINQKICKRALLKEYTKEIERLKRDLVATRERNGVYVSFNDYDAMQTLIDCQRKEVEEKKNYCKVLEDVIQNKEKIFNDLRSQYDAQVGELTKNTSELNDINGYLRMTKESLRQVECVKNEQKQRVEKYVETERILHTQMKTILNVVNEASEDAKKLHDKLDRKTKVEEENKKLGLQMRSDFTKRCGNIEDVLVVQKKEIHALLQSVKDEVETHVTAQAINIEASIRSIVDSAVPQHYEASKESKKDINIFYTHYQKELDTHMQNASAIMETENKLLNDIFSKLVPDVRDLLESSYNRVMQNLQFLSRNIDHKLENVSMYAKHAVETVRRNRLEDRNYLLKSLREISEDIKGISLNEKQRMENYKEFGKKMEDLSRGFNLLDKCERDYSEIIDTSHRIDETCSNVYDRSSHGYNTDIIKQNDLKDFLQNNTLIIKSDIDSGVNQMQISNKTAIEKGNVLVTDLQERLSTSCATLHQHNNNVQFIGKQLQEKMAKDENKILISSANIFKTVEDTRLTHDTFMKKQQSKISEASRMMDDKFMNQRMGLNNIHNNIIEELGASQQQIDKFLTEDFCRDVQRQKERSFHILVSSQQCHRLNESFKDSKKTEIIWMKQKK; this is encoded by the exons ATGATATCCGACAAAGAGATAATAGTCTACAAGCGATCGCAGGATAAACCGTCGAAAATGTTTACGTTCGACGGTGTCTTCGGTCCGTCGTCGACTCAGGTGGACGTGTACGAGACGGTGGTCAGCCCGCTGTTGAAGGAAGTCATCGCCGGGTATAATTGCACCGTGTTTGCCTACGGCCAGACCGGCACCGGCAAAACGTACACGATGGAGGGTGACCGCGCGGACAATCCGAATTTCCATTGGCAGAGCGACACGTCCGCCGGTATGATACCCCGTTGTCTGAGCCACCTCTTTGATGAGCTGCAGCTGCTGGAGAACCAGCAGTACACCGTCCGGGTAAACTTCCTGGAGATATACAACGAGGAGCTGATTGACCTCCTGATGGACGGAAACGACATGCCGCCTAAGATAAAGCTGTACGAGGACGTGACGAAGAAAGGCTCGGTCATTATCCACGGCCTGGAAGAGGTGACTGTTTACAGCAAGGCCGAGATCTACAGAATTCTCGAGAAGGGCTCGGAGAGACGACAGACCGCGGCGACGATGCTCAACTCGAACTCGAGCCGTTCGCACACGGTGTTCTCAATCACGATACACACGAAGGAGAACACCAGCGGCGGCGAGGAGCTGCTGAAGACGGCGAAATTGAACCTGGTGGACCTGGCCGGCAGCGAGCACGTCGGCAGGTCCGGGGCGGTCGAGAAAAGGGCGCGGGAGGCCAAGAGTATCAATCAGTCCCTGCTGACCTTGGGCAGGGTGATAACCGCCCTCGTGGAGAAGGCGCCCCACGTGCCGTACCGCGAGTCGAAGCTCACCAGGCTGCTGCAGGAGTCATTAGGTGGCCGAACGAAAACGTCGATAATCGCGACCGTTTCGTCCGCGAGCGGTAATCTCGAGGAGACGCTGTCGACGTTGGATTACGCCTACCGGGCGAAGAACATCACCAATCGTCCCGAGATCAATCAGAAGATCTGCAAGCGAGCGCTGCTGAAGGAATACACCAAGGAGATCGAGAGGCTCAAGAGAGATCTGGTGGCAACGCGTGAGAGGAACGGCGTCTACGTATCGTTTAATGACTACGACGCCATGCAGACGTTGATCGATTGTCAGAGGAAGGAAGtggaggagaagaaaaattattgtaaagtaCTGGAAGACGTCATACAAAATAAAGAG aaaatattcaaCGATTTGCGATCGCAATATGATGCTCAAGTCGGCGAGCTGACGAAAAATACGAGCGAATTGAATGATATAAATGGCTATTTACGAATGACAAAAGAGTCTTTGAGGCAGGTAGAGTGCGTTAAAAACGAGCAGAAACAACGTGTGGAGAAGTACGTTGAAACCGAAAGGATTTTGCACACTCAAatgaaaactattttaaatgtgGTGAATGAAGCGTCCGAAGATGCTAAAAAACTGCACGATAAACTTGATCGTAAAAC AAAAGTGgaggaggaaaataaaaagcttGGATTACAAATGAGGAGTGATTTTACGAAACGTTGCGGGAACATCGAGGACGTACTTGTTGttcaaaagaaagaaattcacGCACTCCTTCAATCTGTAAAAGACGAAGTTG AAACTCATGTAACCGCACAAGCTATAAATATAGAGGCATCAATCCGCTCGATTGTGGACAGTGCGGTTCCTCAGCATTATGAGGCCAGTAAAGAATCAAAGAaagacattaatattttc tATACACACTATCAAAAGGAGTTAGATACGCACATGCAAAATGCATCGGCTATAATGGAGACTGAGAATAAGCTGTTGAAcgatattttttcgaaactgGTACCAGATGTACGCGATCTATTGGAATCGAGTTATAACCGGGTTATGCAGAATTTACAGTTCTTAAGTAGAAACATTGATCACAAATTAGAGAATGTGTCAATGTACGCGAAACATGCTGTGGAAACCGTCCGCAGAAATCGTCTTGAAGACCgtaattacttattaaaaagtttacgCGAGATTAGCGAGGATATTAAGGGAATCTCCCTAAATGAGAAACAAAGGATggaaaattacaaagaattcgGAAAG aaaatggAAGATTTATCGCGCGGGTTTAATCTCTTAGACAAATGCGAAAGAGATTATTCCGAAATTATTGATACTTCTCATCGAATTGATGAGACTTGCAGTAATGTATACGATCGAAGTTCACACGGTTACAACacagatataattaaacagaacgatttaaaagattttctacaaaataatacgttaattattaagaGCGATATCGACAGTGGCGTTAATCAG AtgcaaatatcaaataaaactgCTATTGAAAAAGGAAATGTCTTGGTCACTGATTTACAAGAACGTTTAAGTACTAGTTGCGCCACACTACATCAGCACAATAATAACGTACAATTTATTGGAAAGCAATTACAAGAGAAAATGGCcaaagatgaaaataaaatacttatttcgAGTGct aatatatttaaaacggTAGAAGATACCCGACTAACTCATGATACGTTTATGAAAAAGCAACAAAGTAAGATTTCGGAGGCTTCCAGGATGATGGATGATAAATTCATGAATCAACGCATGGGATTAAATAATATCCATAATAACATAATCGAAGAATTGGGTGCATCGCAACAACAGATCGACAAGTTCTTGACTGAAGACTTTTGTCGCGAC GTACAACGCCAGAAAGAAAGATCTTTTCATATCCTCGTGAGCTCACAACAATGTCACCGTCTGAACGAATCATTCAAAGATTCCAAGAAGACAGAAATTATTTGGATGAAgcagaagaaataa
- the LOC139816298 gene encoding kinesin-like protein Klp61F isoform X1: MISDKEIIVYKRSQDKPSKMFTFDGVFGPSSTQVDVYETVVSPLLKEVIAGYNCTVFAYGQTGTGKTYTMEGDRADNPNFHWQSDTSAGMIPRCLSHLFDELQLLENQQYTVRVNFLEIYNEELIDLLMDGNDMPPKIKLYEDVTKKGSVIIHGLEEVTVYSKAEIYRILEKGSERRQTAATMLNSNSSRSHTVFSITIHTKENTSGGEELLKTAKLNLVDLAGSEHVGRSGAVEKRAREAKSINQSLLTLGRVITALVEKAPHVPYRESKLTRLLQESLGGRTKTSIIATVSSASGNLEETLSTLDYAYRAKNITNRPEINQKICKRALLKEYTKEIERLKRDLVATRERNGVYVSFNDYDAMQTLIDCQRKEVEEKKNYCKVLEDVIQNKEKIFNDLRSQYDAQVGELTKNTSELNDINGYLRMTKESLRQVECVKNEQKQRVEKYVETERILHTQMKTILNVVNEASEDAKKLHDKLDRKTKVEEENKKLGLQMRSDFTKRCGNIEDVLVVQKKEIHALLQSVKDEVETHVTAQAINIEASIRSIVDSAVPQHYEASKESKKDINIFYTHYQKELDTHMQNASAIMETENKLLNDIFSKLVPDVRDLLESSYNRVMQNLQFLSRNIDHKLENVSMYAKHAVETVRRNRLEDRNYLLKSLREISEDIKGISLNEKQRMENYKEFGKKMEDLSRGFNLLDKCERDYSEIIDTSHRIDETCSNVYDRSSHGYNTDIIKQNDLKDFLQNNTLIIKSDIDSGVNQMQISNKTAIEKGNVLVTDLQERLSTSCATLHQHNNNVQFIGKQLQEKMAKDENKILISSANIFKTVEDTRLTHDTFMKKQQSKISEASRMMDDKFMNQRMGLNNIHNNIIEELGASQQQIDKFLTEDFCRDVCTGTTPERKIFSYPRELTTMSPSERIIQRFQEDRNYLDEAEEIINVLEN; this comes from the exons ATGATATCCGACAAAGAGATAATAGTCTACAAGCGATCGCAGGATAAACCGTCGAAAATGTTTACGTTCGACGGTGTCTTCGGTCCGTCGTCGACTCAGGTGGACGTGTACGAGACGGTGGTCAGCCCGCTGTTGAAGGAAGTCATCGCCGGGTATAATTGCACCGTGTTTGCCTACGGCCAGACCGGCACCGGCAAAACGTACACGATGGAGGGTGACCGCGCGGACAATCCGAATTTCCATTGGCAGAGCGACACGTCCGCCGGTATGATACCCCGTTGTCTGAGCCACCTCTTTGATGAGCTGCAGCTGCTGGAGAACCAGCAGTACACCGTCCGGGTAAACTTCCTGGAGATATACAACGAGGAGCTGATTGACCTCCTGATGGACGGAAACGACATGCCGCCTAAGATAAAGCTGTACGAGGACGTGACGAAGAAAGGCTCGGTCATTATCCACGGCCTGGAAGAGGTGACTGTTTACAGCAAGGCCGAGATCTACAGAATTCTCGAGAAGGGCTCGGAGAGACGACAGACCGCGGCGACGATGCTCAACTCGAACTCGAGCCGTTCGCACACGGTGTTCTCAATCACGATACACACGAAGGAGAACACCAGCGGCGGCGAGGAGCTGCTGAAGACGGCGAAATTGAACCTGGTGGACCTGGCCGGCAGCGAGCACGTCGGCAGGTCCGGGGCGGTCGAGAAAAGGGCGCGGGAGGCCAAGAGTATCAATCAGTCCCTGCTGACCTTGGGCAGGGTGATAACCGCCCTCGTGGAGAAGGCGCCCCACGTGCCGTACCGCGAGTCGAAGCTCACCAGGCTGCTGCAGGAGTCATTAGGTGGCCGAACGAAAACGTCGATAATCGCGACCGTTTCGTCCGCGAGCGGTAATCTCGAGGAGACGCTGTCGACGTTGGATTACGCCTACCGGGCGAAGAACATCACCAATCGTCCCGAGATCAATCAGAAGATCTGCAAGCGAGCGCTGCTGAAGGAATACACCAAGGAGATCGAGAGGCTCAAGAGAGATCTGGTGGCAACGCGTGAGAGGAACGGCGTCTACGTATCGTTTAATGACTACGACGCCATGCAGACGTTGATCGATTGTCAGAGGAAGGAAGtggaggagaagaaaaattattgtaaagtaCTGGAAGACGTCATACAAAATAAAGAG aaaatattcaaCGATTTGCGATCGCAATATGATGCTCAAGTCGGCGAGCTGACGAAAAATACGAGCGAATTGAATGATATAAATGGCTATTTACGAATGACAAAAGAGTCTTTGAGGCAGGTAGAGTGCGTTAAAAACGAGCAGAAACAACGTGTGGAGAAGTACGTTGAAACCGAAAGGATTTTGCACACTCAAatgaaaactattttaaatgtgGTGAATGAAGCGTCCGAAGATGCTAAAAAACTGCACGATAAACTTGATCGTAAAAC AAAAGTGgaggaggaaaataaaaagcttGGATTACAAATGAGGAGTGATTTTACGAAACGTTGCGGGAACATCGAGGACGTACTTGTTGttcaaaagaaagaaattcacGCACTCCTTCAATCTGTAAAAGACGAAGTTG AAACTCATGTAACCGCACAAGCTATAAATATAGAGGCATCAATCCGCTCGATTGTGGACAGTGCGGTTCCTCAGCATTATGAGGCCAGTAAAGAATCAAAGAaagacattaatattttc tATACACACTATCAAAAGGAGTTAGATACGCACATGCAAAATGCATCGGCTATAATGGAGACTGAGAATAAGCTGTTGAAcgatattttttcgaaactgGTACCAGATGTACGCGATCTATTGGAATCGAGTTATAACCGGGTTATGCAGAATTTACAGTTCTTAAGTAGAAACATTGATCACAAATTAGAGAATGTGTCAATGTACGCGAAACATGCTGTGGAAACCGTCCGCAGAAATCGTCTTGAAGACCgtaattacttattaaaaagtttacgCGAGATTAGCGAGGATATTAAGGGAATCTCCCTAAATGAGAAACAAAGGATggaaaattacaaagaattcgGAAAG aaaatggAAGATTTATCGCGCGGGTTTAATCTCTTAGACAAATGCGAAAGAGATTATTCCGAAATTATTGATACTTCTCATCGAATTGATGAGACTTGCAGTAATGTATACGATCGAAGTTCACACGGTTACAACacagatataattaaacagaacgatttaaaagattttctacaaaataatacgttaattattaagaGCGATATCGACAGTGGCGTTAATCAG AtgcaaatatcaaataaaactgCTATTGAAAAAGGAAATGTCTTGGTCACTGATTTACAAGAACGTTTAAGTACTAGTTGCGCCACACTACATCAGCACAATAATAACGTACAATTTATTGGAAAGCAATTACAAGAGAAAATGGCcaaagatgaaaataaaatacttatttcgAGTGct aatatatttaaaacggTAGAAGATACCCGACTAACTCATGATACGTTTATGAAAAAGCAACAAAGTAAGATTTCGGAGGCTTCCAGGATGATGGATGATAAATTCATGAATCAACGCATGGGATTAAATAATATCCATAATAACATAATCGAAGAATTGGGTGCATCGCAACAACAGATCGACAAGTTCTTGACTGAAGACTTTTGTCGCGACGTTTGTAcag GTACAACGCCAGAAAGAAAGATCTTTTCATATCCTCGTGAGCTCACAACAATGTCACCGTCTGAACGAATCATTCAAAGATTCCAAGAAGACAGAAATTATTTGGATGAAgcagaagaaataattaatgtctTAGAGAATTAA
- the LOC139816297 gene encoding protein unc-45 homolog B-like: MTKPDMTAQEWKEKGNEEFNKGNWSEALSHYTNALKLVKEDNAEKAVYYKNRAAACLKLRDYEKVISDCDSALKICSNDPKALFRRCQALEALERFEEAYRDARNIILSDPNNKVVQPIAARLHEIVQERHKENSRISAKVSQMLDLAFNMNADKEKRETAMNNLLVLSRERAGAEEIFKKGGVSKIAQLVKVEKSDEMICSAIRIISELCKNNISRTKSIIKDVGLPWCLEMMNSRSKERVNAFQYCIQTILNAYSGMTNKPDSKPDKDLCETHKKEMDTILSCLLYSVTNRTITGLARDAIIELIMRNIHYTALDWAERLVELRGLQRLMEVASEMEEYKYESSMDITSSTRTITSVCLAKIYENMYYDAAKEKFSNAIDEFIKDKLLSPDIESKVRVVVAITTLLLGPLDVGNAVVAKEGILEMILVMAGTDDVLQQKVACECIVAAATKKDKATAIINQGVNILKKLYQSKDDSIRVRALVGLCKLGSSGGTDATIRPFADGATKKLAEACRRFLINPKKDKDMRKWAVEGLSYLTFDAEVKEKLIEDQQAVQAMIELAKTGDQSVLYGVVTTLVNLCNAYDKQELIPEMIELAKFAKHHIPEEHELDDVDFVSKRLCALAKAGVTSALVSLAKTDSQNSKELIARVFNAICSQQEVRGIVVQQGGTKALLLLALDGTDKGKKQASQALARLGITINPEVAFPGQRIMEVVRPFVNLLNPECSALENFESLMALCNLAGVNDSVRKRILKEGGFQKIESYMYEEHDMLRRAATQVVNNLMLCDEVIQLFEQENDRVKYLVILCEDEDEETSIAAAGALAMLASASKKACEKVFDSKDWLESLRFLLANPNVDIQHRGIVIVLNMMRSTKDVAAKLIETDIMELLMALSKNDTQKKEIKELASSALEAATEWKLIKKNVEENEPSQSTGNTEHVEENKPSQSTGTEHVEENKPSQSIGNTEHVD; encoded by the exons ATGACGAAGCCAGATATGACTGCACAGGAATGGAAAGAGAAGGGTAACGAAGAGTTTAACAAAGGCAATTGGTCAGAAGCCTTGAGTCACTACACGAACGCATTGAAACTAGTAAAAGAGGACAACGCTGAGAAAGCAGTGTACTACAAAAATCGAGCAGCCGCTTGTTTAAAGCTGCGCGATTACGAAAAAGTGATTAGTGACTGCGACAGTGCATTGAAGATATGTTCTAACGATCCCAAGGCATTGTTTCGCAGATGTCAAGCGCTAGAAGCGTTAGAGAGATTCGAGGAGGCATATCGAGACGcgaggaatattattttatctgacCCCAATAACAAAGTTGTTCAGCCCATAGCAGCGCGCTTACATGAAATTGTACAAGAACGTCATAAGGAAAATTCACGTATTAGTGCCaag GTATCACAAATGCTGGATCTAGCATTTAACATGAACGCAGATAAGGAGAAACGTGAAACTGCCATGAATAATCTGCTTGTGCTCTCACGTGAGAGAGCTGGTGCCGAGGAGATTTTCAAAAAGGGAGGTGTATCCAAAATCGCTCAACTTGTAAAAGTCGAAAAGAGCGATGAAATGATCTGTAGCGCGATTCGTATCATAAGCGAGTTGTGCAAGAACAATATTAGTCGAACCAAGTCCATTATAAAAGACGTCGGTTTGCCTTGGTGTTTGGAAATGATGAATAGTAGGTCTAAAGAGAGAGTCAACGCGTTTCAATATTGTATACAG ACTATATTGAACGCTTATAGCGGCATGACTAATAAGCCTGATTCAAAACCCGACAAGGATTTGTGTGAGACACATAAGAAGGAAATGGACACGATTCTGTCGTGCTTGTTGTACAGTGTCACGAATAGAACGATAACAGGCCTTGCTAGAGATGCGATAATAGAACTTATTATGCGTAACATTCATTATACTGCGTTAGACTGGGCCGAACGATTGGTCGAGCTTCGCGGTTTGCAAAGATTGATGGAGGTGGCCAGTGAAATGGAGGAATACAAATACGAATCCTCGATGGACATCACGTCTTCCACGCGAACTATAACCAGTGTGTGCttagcaaaaatatatgaaaacatGTATTATGATGCTGCTAAGGAAAAATTCAGCAACGCCATTGATGAATTTATCAAAGATAAATTGCTTTCGCCTGACATAGAATCCAAG GTACGTGTAGTAGTTGCAATAACGACCTTGTTATTGGGCCCGTTAGACGTTGGAAACGCAGTTGTGGCTAAAGAAGGGATTTTAGAGATGATCCTTGTTATGGCGGGAACAGATGACGTATTGCAGCAGAAAGTAGCTTGCGAATGTATCGTTGCCGCTGCGACTAAAAAAGACAAGGCTACCGCAATCATAAATCAAggtgtaaatatattgaagaAGCTATATCAATCTAAGGATGATTCAATTCGGGTTCGAGCGTTAGTGGGTTTATGCAAGTTGGGCAGTTCCGGAGGTACAGACGCGACTATCAGACCGTTCGCGGATGGAGCGACAAAGAAGTTGGCCGAGGCTTGCAGACGATTCTTGATCAATCCCAAGAAGGACAAAGATATGAGAAAATGGGCCGTCGAAGGTCTGTCGTACCTCACTTTCGACGCCGAGGTCAAAGAGAAGCTGATCGAGGACCAGCAAGCCGTTCAAGCGATGATCGAGCTCGCCAAGACTGGCGATCAGTCCGTTCTCTACGGCGTGGTCACAACGTTGGTGAACCTGTGCAACGCTTACGACAAGCAAGAACTCATACCCGAGATGATAGAATTGGCAAAGTTCGCTAAACATCATATTCCCGAAGAACACGAACTGGACGATGTTGACTTCGTGAGTAAGAGACTGTGCGCGTTAGCGAAGGCCGGTGTGACCAGCGCTCTGGTGAGCCTCGCCAAAACGGACAGCCAGAATAGCAAGGAATTGATAGCCCGCGTTTTCAACGCGATATGCAGTCAACAGGAGGTGAGAGGAATAGTTGTTCAACAGGGCGGCACGAAGGCACTGTTGCTGTTAGCGCTGGATGGCACGGACAAGGGAAAGAAGCAAGCCTCGCAAGCTCTGGCTCGTCTGGGAATCACGATAAATCCGGAGGTCGCGTTTCCCGGGCAGAGAATCATGGAGGTTGTTCGACCGTTCGTAAATCTTCTAAATCCGGAGTGTTCCGCTCTCGAGAATTTCGAGAGTCTAATGGCTCTGTGCAATCTAGCTGGTGTCAACGACAGCGTGCGAAAACGTATATTGAAGGAGGGAGGATTTCAGAAGATCGAGTCCTACATGTACGAGGAGCACGACATGTTGAGACGCGCGGCCACACAAGTTGTAAACAATTTGATGCTGTGCGATGAAGTGATCCAATTATTCGAGCAGGAAAACGATCGAGTTAAGTATCTTGTGATATTGTGCGAGGACGAGGATGAAGAAACTAGCATAGCAGCGGCTGGAGCATTAGCGATGTTGGCGTCGGCTAGCAAAAAGGCTTGCGAGAAAGTCTTCGACTCGAAAGATTGGTTGGAATCCCTGCGCTTTTTACTCGCTAATCCAAACGTTGACATACAACACCGGGGTATCGTAATTGTGCTAAATATGATGAGAAGCACGAAAGACGTCGCTGCAAAACTCATCGAAACGGAC